The Bacteroidales bacterium DNA segment GATTTAAACATTAAGCGTAAATTTCTTTATGCATTATTTAGGCTAGAATTTGATTTGAAAATTCATTCTATTATTGAAGAAAAAGTATTAATTCCACTTATAGAAAGAATTGAGAGTAAACAAAATGGATAAAATCAGAAAAAATATTATAGCCGTAATTGAACCTTCAAAGATAATTTATGAAGGGTTGTTTGCTTCAATTTTGAAATCTGAGTATGATTGTTCGTTTTACTATTTTGATAGTTTTAATGAAATGGAATTGTTTTACTCCAAAAAGGAAATATCTGTTGTATTGATAAATCCCGGATTGATTCAAAATAAAATAAATGAGTTTGTTAAAATAAAAAGCCAACATCCTGATATTCTGTGGATTGGAATAATTTATTCGTTTTTTGATAACTCAATTTTAAAACTATTTGATGATACATTTTCAATTACAGACGACATTTCAATAATTATTCGCAAGATAAATAAACTTTGTGATGACAATTTTGCAAATAGCAATGACAGTGGACAATTGTCAGAACGTGAAATAGATGTTTTTACACTTTATTGCAAAAGGTTTTTCAAATAAAGAAACGGCGGATAAATTAAATATCAGTATTCACACTGTAAACACACATCGCAAAAACATTATGGAAAAAACGGGCATACGAAGTCTAGCAGGACTTACAGTTTATGCTGTGTCTAAAGGCATTATATCTATTGACTAGGTTTTTTGCATCACTTGTTTTAGTTAGTAATCAATGTAAAAAATCACTACTTTTAGCGATTGCCAGATTAATAATTTACTCCTTTTTTTGCACTTTAATTTAAACTAATCAAAAGGAGAAAATATGAAAAAATTAATCATTCTAGTGCTTGGGCTTGTATTGATAGGGCAGGTTAAAGCACAAGAAAAAACTGATGCAATGTTATTTGGTCATGTAAAATCAGCAAAAACCCAAGAGCATATACCTTATTCAACAATAATGATAAAAGGTACAAATATAGGTACTACTGCAGATGGCTCTGGGCATTATAAACTTGCAAATTTGCCTGTTGGCAAGTGTACTATAATAGCTCGAGCTGTTGGATATAAACAACAAGAAAAAGAAGTGATAATGGAAAAAGGGAAGGCTGTAAAAATCTTTTTTGAATTGGAAGATGATGTTCTATCCCTTGAACAAGTTGTTGTTACAGCTACCAGAACGGAACATCATTTGAAAGATGTGCCAGTAAGAACTGAAATAATTTCAGCTAAAGCTATTGAAAATAAAAATGCTAGTAATATTTATCAAGCATTAGAAGGTACTCCGGGCGTTAGAGTGGAAAATCAATGTCAATTTTGTAATTTTACAATGGTTCGTATGCAAGGTCTTGGGGCAGAGCATACACAAGTGCTTATTAATGGACAGCCAATGTATTCAGGTTTGGCGGGAGTTTATGGCTTGCAACAATTGAGCACAGTTGATGTTGATAAAATTGAAGTTGTAAAGGGCGCTGGTTCAGCATTATATGGTAGTGGAGCTGTAGCCGGAGCAATTAATATTGTAACGAAAGAACCCGGCTTCGTTCCATCAACTACACTTGATGTTCAATTTGGTAGTTACAATACTAATAGATTTGATATTAATTCTTCAATGCGTAACGAAAAAGGAAATATTGGTTTGAATATTTTTGCTCAACGATATTCCGAAGGTGCAATTGACGAAACAGGAGAAGGATTAACTCAAAAAGAGGTGAAAAATAAGGATGGCGTTTCCGATAGGGTAATGTCAAATCTTACAAATGCAGGTTTTGGCTTGTACATAAATGATGCGTTTATGAAAAATGATAAACTTATTATTCGTGGAAAATCAGTTTTTGAAAAACGCGAAGGCGGAACTATGACTGATGACTATTTTCGTAATCCTCTGACTGATGGAACAGAAAATATCACAACTGACAGATATGAAGCATCTCTCAACTACGAGAAAAAAATTAAAAATAAATCGGAAGTTAATTTGAATGTTGCTTATACAAAACACAACAGAAATGCTACAAATGACTCATATTTGAATGATTATATGGCAACACATGGAGACACAGTGCCTGATTTAAGAGAAATGAGACCATATCTTGCAGATGAACACTCTTTGACATCAACTTTAACTTTCAATACAAAGCTTAACAAACATAGCTTAATTGTTGGGCTACAAGGTTTTTATGATATACTTGAAGAATCAGGAATGTATGTTGTTGTTGACGATTCAAGTAGTTTTCTTGGAAAATCGTATCGCTCAATAGCAAATAAATCAGCGAGAGAATTTGGATTATTTGCTCAAGATGAATGGGCAATCAATGATAAATTAATGATAGTGCCAGGCATCAGACTTGATAATCATCATTCGGGAGAGGAGTACACATCAGATGAGCAGGTGTTTGAAACATCAAATTTTCCCAAAACAAATTTTAATGAAACCGCAGTAAATCCGAGATTGGCAATAAAGTACAAATTATCTGAAAAATTTACTTTACGAGCAAACACAGGTACAGGATTTCGTGCTCCATACGGCTTTTCGGAAGATTTACATCTTTGCAGTGGCTCTCCACGAGTTTGGAAATCGTCTGATCTAGAGCCAGAAACATCACTAAGCTACAACGTTTCAGCAGACTATTACGGTAAAAAAGTTAGAGTAAGCACAAATTTATTCCGTACAGATTTGAAAAATAAAATAGGTTTTACTGATGCCGAAGCAAATATAGCAGCATTAGGCTACGATTATCAATGGAAAAACATTGACGATGCTTTTGTACAAGGTGTTGAGCTATCTGTAA contains these protein-coding regions:
- a CDS encoding TonB-dependent receptor — protein: MKKLIILVLGLVLIGQVKAQEKTDAMLFGHVKSAKTQEHIPYSTIMIKGTNIGTTADGSGHYKLANLPVGKCTIIARAVGYKQQEKEVIMEKGKAVKIFFELEDDVLSLEQVVVTATRTEHHLKDVPVRTEIISAKAIENKNASNIYQALEGTPGVRVENQCQFCNFTMVRMQGLGAEHTQVLINGQPMYSGLAGVYGLQQLSTVDVDKIEVVKGAGSALYGSGAVAGAINIVTKEPGFVPSTTLDVQFGSYNTNRFDINSSMRNEKGNIGLNIFAQRYSEGAIDETGEGLTQKEVKNKDGVSDRVMSNLTNAGFGLYINDAFMKNDKLIIRGKSVFEKREGGTMTDDYFRNPLTDGTENITTDRYEASLNYEKKIKNKSEVNLNVAYTKHNRNATNDSYLNDYMATHGDTVPDLREMRPYLADEHSLTSTLTFNTKLNKHSLIVGLQGFYDILEESGMYVVVDDSSSFLGKSYRSIANKSAREFGLFAQDEWAINDKLMIVPGIRLDNHHSGEEYTSDEQVFETSNFPKTNFNETAVNPRLAIKYKLSEKFTLRANTGTGFRAPYGFSEDLHLCSGSPRVWKSSDLEPETSLSYNVSADYYGKKVRVSTNLFRTDLKNKIGFTDAEANIAALGYDYQWKNIDDAFVQGVELSVMANLVKNLDLGVDLTYNQGEYKNEREDWVGTQYEKQSKYISRFPTTTGNLKIEYSPKTWSVSLSGNYQGNMYIDYYSEDETQSKIKKTEPNVIFNARVSKKLNQFKLYAGVNNIFNYVQDERHLDDAAFMYAPVYGTMFYAGLSININH